A genomic region of Bombus fervidus isolate BK054 chromosome 17, iyBomFerv1, whole genome shotgun sequence contains the following coding sequences:
- the Miro gene encoding mitochondrial Rho GTPase isoform X6 produces the protein MVQRSVALRRNVRILLIGDRGVGKTSLILSLVSEEYAEDVPCKAEEITIPADVTPEQVPTNIVDYSAAEQTEDQLTDEIQKAHVICVVYSVVDEDTLDRAVTYWLPLIRRCLTDHRCPVVLVGNKIDLVDYSTIEAVYSIMKEFTEIESCIECSAKTLQNVSETFYYAQKAVLHPTTPLYNYDTHELTEECKIALQRIFKICDLDNDGLLNDMELNTFQQWCFNIPLQPQVLEDVKAVLSKNIQDGICAGCVTLKGFMYLQCLFIQRGRNETTWAVLRKFGYDNELQMSKEYIYPLLKVPVGCTTELSHKGQEFLTLLFLQHDRDRDGALSPSEMESLFSRCLIPPWGDEYKYTVPTNERGWITLQGYMCQWTLLTLTNVRKALEYMAYLGYNMYNNECQTNAILVTREKKLDLAKKQSSRNVYSCHVIGPKSSGKTTLCRTFIDPKLEKLTNEMVPPSSHTTVNTVHVYGQEKTIILRDINILNVQDALTPAQIQCDVAALVYDASNPKSFEYIARIYIKYFADSKIPVLIIANKSDLSEVKQDYLLQPISFCNKYKLMPPQPYSISRTVRREIFVKLATMAAFPHINQFGLLQGDSIVWWKAGLGIAVATVAGFVVMRVLNTEKR, from the exons ATGGTGCAACGCTCAGTCGCGCTTAGGCGCAACGTCAGGATTCTATTAATTGGTGATCGTGGAGTCGGCAAGACTTCTTTGATCTTATCATTAGTCAGTGAAGAATACGCCGAGGATGTGCCCTGTAAAGCGGAAGAAATCACTATCCCAGCTGACGTTACGCCGGAACAAGTACCAACGAACATTGTAGATTATTCAG CCGCTGAACAAACTGAAGATCAATTAACCGATGAAATTCAGAAAGCACATGTAATTTGTGTTGTTTATTCCGTGGTAGACGAGGATACTTTAGACAGAGCAGTTACGTATTGGTTACCATTGATTAGACGATGTTTAACAGATCATCGTTGTCCAGTTGTTCTTGTGGGAAATAAGATTGATCTTGTTGACTATTCTACTATCGAG GCTGTATATTCTATAATGAAAGAATTCACTGAAATTGAAAGTTGTATAGAG TGTTCCGCCAAAACATTACAGAACGTTTcagaaactttttattatgCACAAAAAGCTGTTTTACATCCTACCACACCACTTTATAATTATGATACCCATGAG cTTACAGAAGAATGTAAAATTGCGTTACaaagaattttcaaa ATATGTGATTTAGACAATGATGGCTTGCTAAATGATATGGAACTAAATACATTTCAACAATGGTGCTTTAATATTCCCTTACAACCACAAGTTTTAGAGGATGTGAAGGCTgtattatcaaaaaatattcagGATGGCATTTGTGCTGGATGTGTTACTCTGAAAG GTTTTATGTATCTTCAgtgtttatttatacaaagaggaAGAAATGAGACTACTTGGGCTGTGTTAAGAAAATTCGGTTATGATAATGAGTTACAGATGTCTAAAGAATACATATATCCACT ATTAAAAGTTCCTGTTGGATGTACGACTGAATTATCACATAAAGGACAGGAATTTTTAACATTGTTATTTCTACAACATGATCGAGATCGGGATGGTGCTCTTTCTCCATCGGAAATGGAATCGTTATTTTCACGATGTCTAATACCACCTTGGGgagatgaatataaatatactgtaCCCACTAATGAAAGA GGATGGATTACACTTCAAGGGTATATGTGTCAATGGACGCTATTGACTCTTACAAATGTGCGAAAAGCATTAGAATATATGGCATATCTAGGTTATAACATGTATAATAATGAATGTCAGACAAATGCGATTCTAGTTACACGTGAGAAAAAGTTAGATTTGGCAAAAAAGCAATCTAGCAGAAATGTTTATAGTTGTCATGTAATTGGCCCAAAAAGTAGTGGAAAGACAACATTATGTAGAACGTTTATTGACCCTAAACTCGAG AAATTGACCAATGAAATGGTACCACCGAGTTCACATACTACTGTAAATACGGTACATGTGTATGGCCAGGAAAAGACAATAATTCTGCGAGATATAAACATACTAAATGTTCAGGATGCTTTAACTCCAGCACAAATTCAATGTGATGTGGCAGCTCTTGTTTACGATGCTAGTAATCCTAAATCGTTTGAATATATTGCACGGATTTACATT AAATATTTTGCAGATAGTAAGATCCCTGTTCTCATAATAGCAAATAAGAGTGATCTATCTGAAGTAAAGCAAGATTACTTGCTACAGCCAATAAGTTTTTGCAATAAGTACAAACTGATGCCACCGCAACCATACAGCATCTCCCGTACAGTACGACGTGAAATCTTCGTTAAACTAGCGACAATGGCAGCTTTCCC ACATATAAATCAATTTGGATTATTACAAGGGGATTCGATCGTCTGGTGGAAAGCCGGTCTTGGAATTGCGGTTGCTACCGTCGCCGGTTTTGTGGTGATGCGCGTCTTAAATACAGAGAAAAGATAG
- the Miro gene encoding mitochondrial Rho GTPase isoform X3: MVQRSVALRRNVRILLIGDRGVGKTSLILSLVSEEYAEDVPCKAEEITIPADVTPEQVPTNIVDYSAAEQTEDQLTDEIQKAHVICVVYSVVDEDTLDRAVTYWLPLIRRCLTDHRCPVVLVGNKIDLVDYSTIEAVYSIMKEFTEIESCIECSAKTLQNVSETFYYAQKAVLHPTTPLYNYDTHELTEECKIALQRIFKICDLDNDGLLNDMELNTFQQWCFNIPLQPQVLEDVKAVLSKNIQDGICAGCVTLKGFMYLQCLFIQRGRNETTWAVLRKFGYDNELQMSKEYIYPLLKVPVGCTTELSHKGQEFLTLLFLQHDRDRDGALSPSEMESLFSRCLIPPWGDEYKYTVPTNERGWITLQGYMCQWTLLTLTNVRKALEYMAYLGYNMYNNECQTNAILVTREKKLDLAKKQSSRNVYSCHVIGPKSSGKTTLCRTFIDPKLEKLTNEMVPPSSHTTVNTVHVYGQEKTIILRDINILNVQDALTPAQIQCDVAALVYDASNPKSFEYIARIYIHLFQKYFADSKIPVLIIANKSDLSEVKQDYLLQPISFCNKYKLMPPQPYSISRTVRREIFVKLATMAAFPRFQGAWVLFYRDRHINQFGLLQGDSIVWWKAGLGIAVATVAGFVVMRVLNTEKR, translated from the exons ATGGTGCAACGCTCAGTCGCGCTTAGGCGCAACGTCAGGATTCTATTAATTGGTGATCGTGGAGTCGGCAAGACTTCTTTGATCTTATCATTAGTCAGTGAAGAATACGCCGAGGATGTGCCCTGTAAAGCGGAAGAAATCACTATCCCAGCTGACGTTACGCCGGAACAAGTACCAACGAACATTGTAGATTATTCAG CCGCTGAACAAACTGAAGATCAATTAACCGATGAAATTCAGAAAGCACATGTAATTTGTGTTGTTTATTCCGTGGTAGACGAGGATACTTTAGACAGAGCAGTTACGTATTGGTTACCATTGATTAGACGATGTTTAACAGATCATCGTTGTCCAGTTGTTCTTGTGGGAAATAAGATTGATCTTGTTGACTATTCTACTATCGAG GCTGTATATTCTATAATGAAAGAATTCACTGAAATTGAAAGTTGTATAGAG TGTTCCGCCAAAACATTACAGAACGTTTcagaaactttttattatgCACAAAAAGCTGTTTTACATCCTACCACACCACTTTATAATTATGATACCCATGAG cTTACAGAAGAATGTAAAATTGCGTTACaaagaattttcaaa ATATGTGATTTAGACAATGATGGCTTGCTAAATGATATGGAACTAAATACATTTCAACAATGGTGCTTTAATATTCCCTTACAACCACAAGTTTTAGAGGATGTGAAGGCTgtattatcaaaaaatattcagGATGGCATTTGTGCTGGATGTGTTACTCTGAAAG GTTTTATGTATCTTCAgtgtttatttatacaaagaggaAGAAATGAGACTACTTGGGCTGTGTTAAGAAAATTCGGTTATGATAATGAGTTACAGATGTCTAAAGAATACATATATCCACT ATTAAAAGTTCCTGTTGGATGTACGACTGAATTATCACATAAAGGACAGGAATTTTTAACATTGTTATTTCTACAACATGATCGAGATCGGGATGGTGCTCTTTCTCCATCGGAAATGGAATCGTTATTTTCACGATGTCTAATACCACCTTGGGgagatgaatataaatatactgtaCCCACTAATGAAAGA GGATGGATTACACTTCAAGGGTATATGTGTCAATGGACGCTATTGACTCTTACAAATGTGCGAAAAGCATTAGAATATATGGCATATCTAGGTTATAACATGTATAATAATGAATGTCAGACAAATGCGATTCTAGTTACACGTGAGAAAAAGTTAGATTTGGCAAAAAAGCAATCTAGCAGAAATGTTTATAGTTGTCATGTAATTGGCCCAAAAAGTAGTGGAAAGACAACATTATGTAGAACGTTTATTGACCCTAAACTCGAG AAATTGACCAATGAAATGGTACCACCGAGTTCACATACTACTGTAAATACGGTACATGTGTATGGCCAGGAAAAGACAATAATTCTGCGAGATATAAACATACTAAATGTTCAGGATGCTTTAACTCCAGCACAAATTCAATGTGATGTGGCAGCTCTTGTTTACGATGCTAGTAATCCTAAATCGTTTGAATATATTGCACGGATTTACATT CATCTTTTCCAGAAATATTTTGCAGATAGTAAGATCCCTGTTCTCATAATAGCAAATAAGAGTGATCTATCTGAAGTAAAGCAAGATTACTTGCTACAGCCAATAAGTTTTTGCAATAAGTACAAACTGATGCCACCGCAACCATACAGCATCTCCCGTACAGTACGACGTGAAATCTTCGTTAAACTAGCGACAATGGCAGCTTTCCC CCGCTTTCAAGGAGCATGGGTATTATTTTACAGAGACAG ACATATAAATCAATTTGGATTATTACAAGGGGATTCGATCGTCTGGTGGAAAGCCGGTCTTGGAATTGCGGTTGCTACCGTCGCCGGTTTTGTGGTGATGCGCGTCTTAAATACAGAGAAAAGATAG
- the Miro gene encoding mitochondrial Rho GTPase isoform X5 yields MVQRSVALRRNVRILLIGDRGVGKTSLILSLVSEEYAEDVPCKAEEITIPADVTPEQVPTNIVDYSAAEQTEDQLTDEIQKAHVICVVYSVVDEDTLDRAVTYWLPLIRRCLTDHRCPVVLVGNKIDLVDYSTIEAVYSIMKEFTEIESCIECSAKTLQNVSETFYYAQKAVLHPTTPLYNYDTHELTEECKIALQRIFKICDLDNDGLLNDMELNTFQQWCFNIPLQPQVLEDVKAVLSKNIQDGICAGCVTLKGFMYLQCLFIQRGRNETTWAVLRKFGYDNELQMSKEYIYPLLKVPVGCTTELSHKGQEFLTLLFLQHDRDRDGALSPSEMESLFSRCLIPPWGDEYKYTVPTNERGWITLQGYMCQWTLLTLTNVRKALEYMAYLGYNMYNNECQTNAILVTREKKLDLAKKQSSRNVYSCHVIGPKSSGKTTLCRTFIDPKLEKLTNEMVPPSSHTTVNTVHVYGQEKTIILRDINILNVQDALTPAQIQCDVAALVYDASNPKSFEYIARIYIHLFQKYFADSKIPVLIIANKSDLSEVKQDYLLQPISFCNKYKLMPPQPYSISRTVRREIFVKLATMAAFPHINQFGLLQGDSIVWWKAGLGIAVATVAGFVVMRVLNTEKR; encoded by the exons ATGGTGCAACGCTCAGTCGCGCTTAGGCGCAACGTCAGGATTCTATTAATTGGTGATCGTGGAGTCGGCAAGACTTCTTTGATCTTATCATTAGTCAGTGAAGAATACGCCGAGGATGTGCCCTGTAAAGCGGAAGAAATCACTATCCCAGCTGACGTTACGCCGGAACAAGTACCAACGAACATTGTAGATTATTCAG CCGCTGAACAAACTGAAGATCAATTAACCGATGAAATTCAGAAAGCACATGTAATTTGTGTTGTTTATTCCGTGGTAGACGAGGATACTTTAGACAGAGCAGTTACGTATTGGTTACCATTGATTAGACGATGTTTAACAGATCATCGTTGTCCAGTTGTTCTTGTGGGAAATAAGATTGATCTTGTTGACTATTCTACTATCGAG GCTGTATATTCTATAATGAAAGAATTCACTGAAATTGAAAGTTGTATAGAG TGTTCCGCCAAAACATTACAGAACGTTTcagaaactttttattatgCACAAAAAGCTGTTTTACATCCTACCACACCACTTTATAATTATGATACCCATGAG cTTACAGAAGAATGTAAAATTGCGTTACaaagaattttcaaa ATATGTGATTTAGACAATGATGGCTTGCTAAATGATATGGAACTAAATACATTTCAACAATGGTGCTTTAATATTCCCTTACAACCACAAGTTTTAGAGGATGTGAAGGCTgtattatcaaaaaatattcagGATGGCATTTGTGCTGGATGTGTTACTCTGAAAG GTTTTATGTATCTTCAgtgtttatttatacaaagaggaAGAAATGAGACTACTTGGGCTGTGTTAAGAAAATTCGGTTATGATAATGAGTTACAGATGTCTAAAGAATACATATATCCACT ATTAAAAGTTCCTGTTGGATGTACGACTGAATTATCACATAAAGGACAGGAATTTTTAACATTGTTATTTCTACAACATGATCGAGATCGGGATGGTGCTCTTTCTCCATCGGAAATGGAATCGTTATTTTCACGATGTCTAATACCACCTTGGGgagatgaatataaatatactgtaCCCACTAATGAAAGA GGATGGATTACACTTCAAGGGTATATGTGTCAATGGACGCTATTGACTCTTACAAATGTGCGAAAAGCATTAGAATATATGGCATATCTAGGTTATAACATGTATAATAATGAATGTCAGACAAATGCGATTCTAGTTACACGTGAGAAAAAGTTAGATTTGGCAAAAAAGCAATCTAGCAGAAATGTTTATAGTTGTCATGTAATTGGCCCAAAAAGTAGTGGAAAGACAACATTATGTAGAACGTTTATTGACCCTAAACTCGAG AAATTGACCAATGAAATGGTACCACCGAGTTCACATACTACTGTAAATACGGTACATGTGTATGGCCAGGAAAAGACAATAATTCTGCGAGATATAAACATACTAAATGTTCAGGATGCTTTAACTCCAGCACAAATTCAATGTGATGTGGCAGCTCTTGTTTACGATGCTAGTAATCCTAAATCGTTTGAATATATTGCACGGATTTACATT CATCTTTTCCAGAAATATTTTGCAGATAGTAAGATCCCTGTTCTCATAATAGCAAATAAGAGTGATCTATCTGAAGTAAAGCAAGATTACTTGCTACAGCCAATAAGTTTTTGCAATAAGTACAAACTGATGCCACCGCAACCATACAGCATCTCCCGTACAGTACGACGTGAAATCTTCGTTAAACTAGCGACAATGGCAGCTTTCCC ACATATAAATCAATTTGGATTATTACAAGGGGATTCGATCGTCTGGTGGAAAGCCGGTCTTGGAATTGCGGTTGCTACCGTCGCCGGTTTTGTGGTGATGCGCGTCTTAAATACAGAGAAAAGATAG
- the Miro gene encoding mitochondrial Rho GTPase isoform X2 has protein sequence MVQRSVALRRNVRILLIGDRGVGKTSLILSLVSEEYAEDVPCKAEEITIPADVTPEQVPTNIVDYSAAEQTEDQLTDEIQKAHVICVVYSVVDEDTLDRAVTYWLPLIRRCLTDHRCPVVLVGNKIDLVDYSTIEAVYSIMKEFTEIESCIECSAKTLQNVSETFYYAQKAVLHPTTPLYNYDTHELTEECKIALQRIFKICDLDNDGLLNDMELNTFQQWCFNIPLQPQVLEDVKAVLSKNIQDGICAGCVTLKGFMYLQCLFIQRGRNETTWAVLRKFGYDNELQMSKEYIYPLLKVPVGCTTELSHKGQEFLTLLFLQHDRDRDGALSPSEMESLFSRCLIPPWGDEYKYTVPTNERGWITLQGYMCQWTLLTLTNVRKALEYMAYLGYNMYNNECQTNAILVTREKKLDLAKKQSSRNVYSCHVIGPKSSGKTTLCRTFIDPKLEKLTNEMVPPSSHTTVNTVHVYGQEKTIILRDINILNVQDALTPAQIQCDVAALVYDASNPKSFEYIARIYIKYFADSKIPVLIIANKSDLSEVKQDYLLQPISFCNKYKLMPPQPYSISRTVRREIFVKLATMAAFPRFQGAWVLFYRDSPLRRMVHMLLVKPSPTQWWSSFTRHINQFGLLQGDSIVWWKAGLGIAVATVAGFVVMRVLNTEKR, from the exons ATGGTGCAACGCTCAGTCGCGCTTAGGCGCAACGTCAGGATTCTATTAATTGGTGATCGTGGAGTCGGCAAGACTTCTTTGATCTTATCATTAGTCAGTGAAGAATACGCCGAGGATGTGCCCTGTAAAGCGGAAGAAATCACTATCCCAGCTGACGTTACGCCGGAACAAGTACCAACGAACATTGTAGATTATTCAG CCGCTGAACAAACTGAAGATCAATTAACCGATGAAATTCAGAAAGCACATGTAATTTGTGTTGTTTATTCCGTGGTAGACGAGGATACTTTAGACAGAGCAGTTACGTATTGGTTACCATTGATTAGACGATGTTTAACAGATCATCGTTGTCCAGTTGTTCTTGTGGGAAATAAGATTGATCTTGTTGACTATTCTACTATCGAG GCTGTATATTCTATAATGAAAGAATTCACTGAAATTGAAAGTTGTATAGAG TGTTCCGCCAAAACATTACAGAACGTTTcagaaactttttattatgCACAAAAAGCTGTTTTACATCCTACCACACCACTTTATAATTATGATACCCATGAG cTTACAGAAGAATGTAAAATTGCGTTACaaagaattttcaaa ATATGTGATTTAGACAATGATGGCTTGCTAAATGATATGGAACTAAATACATTTCAACAATGGTGCTTTAATATTCCCTTACAACCACAAGTTTTAGAGGATGTGAAGGCTgtattatcaaaaaatattcagGATGGCATTTGTGCTGGATGTGTTACTCTGAAAG GTTTTATGTATCTTCAgtgtttatttatacaaagaggaAGAAATGAGACTACTTGGGCTGTGTTAAGAAAATTCGGTTATGATAATGAGTTACAGATGTCTAAAGAATACATATATCCACT ATTAAAAGTTCCTGTTGGATGTACGACTGAATTATCACATAAAGGACAGGAATTTTTAACATTGTTATTTCTACAACATGATCGAGATCGGGATGGTGCTCTTTCTCCATCGGAAATGGAATCGTTATTTTCACGATGTCTAATACCACCTTGGGgagatgaatataaatatactgtaCCCACTAATGAAAGA GGATGGATTACACTTCAAGGGTATATGTGTCAATGGACGCTATTGACTCTTACAAATGTGCGAAAAGCATTAGAATATATGGCATATCTAGGTTATAACATGTATAATAATGAATGTCAGACAAATGCGATTCTAGTTACACGTGAGAAAAAGTTAGATTTGGCAAAAAAGCAATCTAGCAGAAATGTTTATAGTTGTCATGTAATTGGCCCAAAAAGTAGTGGAAAGACAACATTATGTAGAACGTTTATTGACCCTAAACTCGAG AAATTGACCAATGAAATGGTACCACCGAGTTCACATACTACTGTAAATACGGTACATGTGTATGGCCAGGAAAAGACAATAATTCTGCGAGATATAAACATACTAAATGTTCAGGATGCTTTAACTCCAGCACAAATTCAATGTGATGTGGCAGCTCTTGTTTACGATGCTAGTAATCCTAAATCGTTTGAATATATTGCACGGATTTACATT AAATATTTTGCAGATAGTAAGATCCCTGTTCTCATAATAGCAAATAAGAGTGATCTATCTGAAGTAAAGCAAGATTACTTGCTACAGCCAATAAGTTTTTGCAATAAGTACAAACTGATGCCACCGCAACCATACAGCATCTCCCGTACAGTACGACGTGAAATCTTCGTTAAACTAGCGACAATGGCAGCTTTCCC CCGCTTTCAAGGAGCATGGGTATTATTTTACAGAGACAG TCCTTTGAGGCGAATGGTCCACATGTTGCTTGTCAAACCCTCACCCACTCAGTGGTGGAGTTCTTTTACAAG ACATATAAATCAATTTGGATTATTACAAGGGGATTCGATCGTCTGGTGGAAAGCCGGTCTTGGAATTGCGGTTGCTACCGTCGCCGGTTTTGTGGTGATGCGCGTCTTAAATACAGAGAAAAGATAG
- the Miro gene encoding mitochondrial Rho GTPase isoform X4 has translation MVQRSVALRRNVRILLIGDRGVGKTSLILSLVSEEYAEDVPCKAEEITIPADVTPEQVPTNIVDYSAAEQTEDQLTDEIQKAHVICVVYSVVDEDTLDRAVTYWLPLIRRCLTDHRCPVVLVGNKIDLVDYSTIEAVYSIMKEFTEIESCIECSAKTLQNVSETFYYAQKAVLHPTTPLYNYDTHELTEECKIALQRIFKICDLDNDGLLNDMELNTFQQWCFNIPLQPQVLEDVKAVLSKNIQDGICAGCVTLKGFMYLQCLFIQRGRNETTWAVLRKFGYDNELQMSKEYIYPLLKVPVGCTTELSHKGQEFLTLLFLQHDRDRDGALSPSEMESLFSRCLIPPWGDEYKYTVPTNERGWITLQGYMCQWTLLTLTNVRKALEYMAYLGYNMYNNECQTNAILVTREKKLDLAKKQSSRNVYSCHVIGPKSSGKTTLCRTFIDPKLEKLTNEMVPPSSHTTVNTVHVYGQEKTIILRDINILNVQDALTPAQIQCDVAALVYDASNPKSFEYIARIYIKYFADSKIPVLIIANKSDLSEVKQDYLLQPISFCNKYKLMPPQPYSISRTVRREIFVKLATMAAFPRFQGAWVLFYRDRHINQFGLLQGDSIVWWKAGLGIAVATVAGFVVMRVLNTEKR, from the exons ATGGTGCAACGCTCAGTCGCGCTTAGGCGCAACGTCAGGATTCTATTAATTGGTGATCGTGGAGTCGGCAAGACTTCTTTGATCTTATCATTAGTCAGTGAAGAATACGCCGAGGATGTGCCCTGTAAAGCGGAAGAAATCACTATCCCAGCTGACGTTACGCCGGAACAAGTACCAACGAACATTGTAGATTATTCAG CCGCTGAACAAACTGAAGATCAATTAACCGATGAAATTCAGAAAGCACATGTAATTTGTGTTGTTTATTCCGTGGTAGACGAGGATACTTTAGACAGAGCAGTTACGTATTGGTTACCATTGATTAGACGATGTTTAACAGATCATCGTTGTCCAGTTGTTCTTGTGGGAAATAAGATTGATCTTGTTGACTATTCTACTATCGAG GCTGTATATTCTATAATGAAAGAATTCACTGAAATTGAAAGTTGTATAGAG TGTTCCGCCAAAACATTACAGAACGTTTcagaaactttttattatgCACAAAAAGCTGTTTTACATCCTACCACACCACTTTATAATTATGATACCCATGAG cTTACAGAAGAATGTAAAATTGCGTTACaaagaattttcaaa ATATGTGATTTAGACAATGATGGCTTGCTAAATGATATGGAACTAAATACATTTCAACAATGGTGCTTTAATATTCCCTTACAACCACAAGTTTTAGAGGATGTGAAGGCTgtattatcaaaaaatattcagGATGGCATTTGTGCTGGATGTGTTACTCTGAAAG GTTTTATGTATCTTCAgtgtttatttatacaaagaggaAGAAATGAGACTACTTGGGCTGTGTTAAGAAAATTCGGTTATGATAATGAGTTACAGATGTCTAAAGAATACATATATCCACT ATTAAAAGTTCCTGTTGGATGTACGACTGAATTATCACATAAAGGACAGGAATTTTTAACATTGTTATTTCTACAACATGATCGAGATCGGGATGGTGCTCTTTCTCCATCGGAAATGGAATCGTTATTTTCACGATGTCTAATACCACCTTGGGgagatgaatataaatatactgtaCCCACTAATGAAAGA GGATGGATTACACTTCAAGGGTATATGTGTCAATGGACGCTATTGACTCTTACAAATGTGCGAAAAGCATTAGAATATATGGCATATCTAGGTTATAACATGTATAATAATGAATGTCAGACAAATGCGATTCTAGTTACACGTGAGAAAAAGTTAGATTTGGCAAAAAAGCAATCTAGCAGAAATGTTTATAGTTGTCATGTAATTGGCCCAAAAAGTAGTGGAAAGACAACATTATGTAGAACGTTTATTGACCCTAAACTCGAG AAATTGACCAATGAAATGGTACCACCGAGTTCACATACTACTGTAAATACGGTACATGTGTATGGCCAGGAAAAGACAATAATTCTGCGAGATATAAACATACTAAATGTTCAGGATGCTTTAACTCCAGCACAAATTCAATGTGATGTGGCAGCTCTTGTTTACGATGCTAGTAATCCTAAATCGTTTGAATATATTGCACGGATTTACATT AAATATTTTGCAGATAGTAAGATCCCTGTTCTCATAATAGCAAATAAGAGTGATCTATCTGAAGTAAAGCAAGATTACTTGCTACAGCCAATAAGTTTTTGCAATAAGTACAAACTGATGCCACCGCAACCATACAGCATCTCCCGTACAGTACGACGTGAAATCTTCGTTAAACTAGCGACAATGGCAGCTTTCCC CCGCTTTCAAGGAGCATGGGTATTATTTTACAGAGACAG ACATATAAATCAATTTGGATTATTACAAGGGGATTCGATCGTCTGGTGGAAAGCCGGTCTTGGAATTGCGGTTGCTACCGTCGCCGGTTTTGTGGTGATGCGCGTCTTAAATACAGAGAAAAGATAG